The following are from one region of the Polynucleobacter sp. MWH-CaK5 genome:
- a CDS encoding formate dehydrogenase subunit gamma — protein MRITIRNLLASVVLSVTASVAFAQGAAPAAKPQVESVNILEVNKDVQAQREAGENKPGSNQPIWKNVNSDVAHTVNFPNKEMGVLIQKSGQQWRLIRNGVITVWGGWLLVIMAGLITTVFVIKGQIKLHEPKTGRLIKRFSGLERFSHWLMAFSFLALAFTGIFILWGKFFLLPIMGGAAYGTFLLVMKNIHNFTGPLFTVSILLFFVLYVKDNIPNKGDLTWIASFGGLLSGKHIPSHRFNAGEKIWFWGGVTVLGLVVSASGWVLDMIVPIPGIEYWRGTMQLANIIHGVAAIVMTVMAMGHIYVGSIGMEGALQGMKTGYVDEAWGKEHHELWYDDVKSGKIKS, from the coding sequence ATGAGAATTACAATAAGAAACTTACTCGCCAGCGTTGTACTTTCTGTAACAGCTTCAGTGGCATTTGCGCAGGGGGCAGCTCCTGCTGCAAAGCCACAAGTTGAATCTGTGAACATCTTGGAAGTAAATAAGGATGTTCAGGCTCAACGTGAGGCCGGTGAAAATAAACCTGGTAGCAATCAACCAATTTGGAAAAATGTTAATTCTGATGTAGCTCACACAGTTAATTTCCCGAACAAGGAAATGGGTGTGTTGATTCAGAAGTCTGGTCAGCAATGGCGCCTTATCCGTAACGGTGTGATCACTGTTTGGGGTGGTTGGTTGTTAGTGATCATGGCTGGTTTGATTACAACTGTGTTTGTGATCAAGGGTCAAATCAAATTGCACGAACCTAAGACTGGTCGCTTAATCAAGCGCTTCAGTGGTTTAGAAAGATTCTCACATTGGTTAATGGCGTTCAGCTTCTTGGCGCTTGCATTCACTGGTATCTTTATTCTTTGGGGCAAGTTCTTCTTGTTGCCAATCATGGGTGGTGCTGCTTACGGCACATTCTTGTTGGTGATGAAGAATATTCACAACTTCACAGGTCCTTTGTTCACAGTTAGCATCCTTTTATTCTTCGTCTTGTACGTTAAAGACAATATTCCGAATAAAGGCGATTTAACTTGGATAGCTTCATTTGGCGGTTTATTGTCAGGTAAGCACATCCCATCTCACCGCTTCAATGCTGGTGAAAAGATTTGGTTCTGGGGTGGTGTAACAGTTCTTGGTTTAGTTGTATCTGCATCTGGTTGGGTTTTAGACATGATTGTTCCGATTCCAGGTATCGAATACTGGCGCGGCACAATGCAGTTAGCTAACATCATTCACGGTGTTGCGGCAATTGTGATGACTGTCATGGCCATGGGTCACATTTATGTGGGCTCTATCGGCATGGAAGGTGCATTACAAGGCATGAAAACTGGTTACGTTGACGAAGCTTGGGGCAAAGAGCACCATGAACTTTGGTACGACGATGTCAAATCTGGAAAAATAAAATCATAA
- the fdh3B gene encoding formate dehydrogenase FDH3 subunit beta has translation MARMKFICDSERCIECNGCVTACKNEHEVPWGVNRRRVVTINDGQIGAEKSISVACMHCSDAPCMAVCPVDCFYRTDEGVVLHDKDICIGCGYCSYACPFGAPQFPSAGTFGLRGKMDKCTFCAGGPEKNGTQAEFEKYGRNRLSEGKLPACAEMCSTKALIGGDGDVVADIFRNRVVKRQSNGKAAGANVFGWGTAYGKPQQAPGKKS, from the coding sequence ATGGCAAGAATGAAATTTATCTGCGATTCAGAGCGCTGCATTGAGTGTAATGGTTGTGTGACAGCGTGTAAGAATGAGCATGAGGTACCTTGGGGCGTTAATCGCCGTCGTGTTGTAACAATTAACGACGGTCAAATTGGCGCAGAGAAATCAATCTCAGTTGCATGTATGCATTGTTCAGATGCACCATGTATGGCTGTATGTCCAGTAGATTGCTTCTACAGAACTGATGAAGGTGTAGTGCTTCACGATAAAGATATTTGTATCGGTTGCGGCTACTGTTCATATGCATGCCCATTCGGCGCGCCACAGTTCCCAAGCGCTGGTACATTCGGCCTTCGTGGCAAGATGGACAAGTGCACATTCTGTGCTGGCGGTCCTGAGAAGAACGGTACTCAAGCAGAGTTTGAGAAGTATGGACGTAACCGTCTATCAGAAGGCAAGTTACCAGCCTGTGCTGAAATGTGTTCTACCAAAGCGTTGATTGGTGGTGATGGCGATGTGGTTGCAGATATTTTCCGCAATCGTGTTGTTAAGCGTCAATCAAATGGTAAAGCAGCTGGTGCCAACGTATTCGGTTGGGGCACTGCTTACGGTAAACCACAACAAGCTCCAGGAAAAAAATCATGA
- a CDS encoding formate dehydrogenase — translation MSENKHKDSRRKFFVTAGVTAGAVAVVSQTPLGTAIAEQASTMMEDSKGYKLSDHVRKYYKTTLV, via the coding sequence ATGAGTGAAAACAAACACAAAGATTCGCGCAGAAAATTCTTTGTTACAGCAGGTGTTACTGCAGGTGCAGTAGCTGTTGTGTCTCAAACCCCATTGGGAACAGCGATTGCTGAGCAAGCCTCTACCATGATGGAAGATAGCAAGGGTTACAAGTTATCTGATCATGTCCGTAAATATTACAAAACTACACTCGTTTAA
- a CDS encoding formate dehydrogenase subunit alpha produces the protein MVGSLARSLQSAIPMMDRRTFLKRSGVGVGVGLAASQLTLVQKAKASAGAKVDGKGKIEVKRTVCTHCSVGCAIDAVVENGVWTRQEPVFDSPINLGAHCAKGAAIREHGHGEFRLKYPMKLVNGKYEKISWDQALDEITAKMKSLRKTSGPDSLFFIGSSKYNNEQAYLLRKFVSFFGTNNTDHQARICHSTTVAGVANTWGYGAMTNSYNDMQNSKAAIYIGSNAAEAHPVSVLHMLHAKESGCKMIVVDPRYTRTAAKADQYVRIRSGSDIPFLFGVLYHIFKNGWEDKKYLNDRVYGMEDVKKDVLEKWTPAKVEEACGVPEAQVFQVAKTLHENRPGTIVWCMGQTQHTIGNAMVRASCILQLALGNIGKSGGGANIFRGHDNVQGATDVGPNPDSLPGYYGLAAGSWKHFAGVWGVDYEWIKSQFAPNMMEKSGTTVSRWVDAVLEKNDLIDQDNNVKGVFFWGHAPNSQTRGLDMKKAMDKLELLVVVDPYPSATAAMAAMQVEGAQVNKDRAVYLLPACTQFETVGSVTASNRSIQWREKVIDPLFESVPDHVIMQAMADKLGFGNELSKNYKMLKSKFAGKEWKEPEVESILREINKSVWTIGYTGHSPERLKAHMRMMHVFDVKTLKSKGGKDPVTGYDTTGDYFGLPWPCYGSPEMKHPGSPNLYDTSKHVMDGGGNFRANFGVEKDGKTLLAENGSYSKGADIKTGYPEFDHALVKKLGWWDELTDAEKKAAEGKNWKTDVSGGLIRVIMKNHGCHPFGNAKARAVVWNFPDPIPQHREPLYGTRPDLVAKYPTHDDKKAFWRMPTLYKSIQQKNVEDKLYEKFPIILTSGRLVEYEGGGEETRSNPWLAELQQDNFVEINPAAANKRGIRNGEYVWVKSPTGAKIKVKALVTERVAADTAFIPFHFSGWWQGKDMLDAYPKGAAPIVRGEAVNTATTYGYDSVTMMQETKTTICQIEKFA, from the coding sequence ATGGTTGGCAGCTTAGCGCGCAGTTTGCAATCCGCGATCCCAATGATGGATCGTCGTACTTTCCTTAAGCGCTCAGGCGTTGGTGTGGGTGTGGGTTTAGCCGCATCTCAACTAACCTTGGTGCAAAAAGCCAAAGCTTCTGCAGGAGCAAAGGTTGACGGTAAGGGTAAGATTGAAGTTAAACGTACGGTTTGTACACACTGTTCAGTTGGCTGCGCCATTGATGCAGTAGTTGAAAACGGCGTTTGGACTCGTCAAGAGCCAGTGTTTGATTCACCAATCAACTTGGGCGCACACTGTGCCAAGGGTGCTGCGATTCGTGAACACGGTCACGGTGAGTTCCGCTTGAAGTACCCAATGAAGCTTGTGAATGGCAAGTACGAAAAAATCAGTTGGGATCAAGCGCTTGATGAAATCACAGCAAAGATGAAGAGCTTGAGAAAGACTTCAGGTCCAGATTCATTGTTCTTCATTGGTTCATCAAAGTACAACAATGAACAAGCTTACTTGCTACGTAAGTTCGTTTCTTTCTTCGGTACAAATAACACTGACCACCAAGCGCGTATCTGTCACTCAACAACAGTGGCTGGTGTAGCGAATACTTGGGGTTATGGTGCGATGACCAATAGCTATAACGATATGCAGAACTCTAAGGCTGCTATCTATATTGGTTCAAACGCTGCTGAAGCTCACCCTGTTTCTGTCTTGCATATGTTGCATGCCAAAGAGTCTGGCTGCAAGATGATCGTGGTTGATCCACGTTACACACGTACAGCAGCTAAAGCTGATCAGTATGTGCGTATTCGTTCAGGTTCAGATATTCCATTCTTGTTTGGTGTGCTTTATCACATCTTCAAAAATGGTTGGGAAGATAAGAAGTATCTTAATGACCGTGTTTATGGCATGGAAGATGTTAAGAAAGATGTTCTTGAGAAGTGGACACCAGCTAAAGTTGAAGAGGCTTGTGGTGTGCCAGAAGCTCAAGTTTTCCAAGTGGCTAAAACATTGCATGAGAACCGTCCAGGAACTATCGTATGGTGTATGGGTCAAACTCAGCACACGATTGGTAACGCGATGGTGCGTGCCTCATGTATTTTGCAGTTGGCACTAGGCAATATCGGTAAGAGTGGTGGCGGTGCAAACATTTTCCGCGGTCACGATAACGTTCAAGGTGCTACTGACGTTGGTCCTAACCCTGATTCATTGCCAGGCTACTACGGTCTAGCAGCAGGATCATGGAAACACTTTGCTGGTGTGTGGGGTGTTGATTACGAGTGGATCAAGTCTCAGTTTGCTCCAAACATGATGGAGAAATCAGGTACAACAGTTTCACGTTGGGTGGATGCTGTGCTTGAGAAAAACGATCTCATCGATCAAGACAATAATGTGAAGGGTGTGTTCTTCTGGGGTCATGCTCCAAACTCACAAACTCGCGGTCTTGATATGAAGAAAGCCATGGATAAGTTAGAGCTATTGGTTGTGGTTGATCCATACCCAAGTGCTACTGCTGCGATGGCTGCGATGCAGGTTGAAGGTGCTCAGGTTAATAAGGATCGTGCAGTTTATTTGTTGCCTGCTTGCACACAGTTTGAAACTGTTGGTTCAGTAACAGCATCTAACCGCTCAATTCAATGGCGTGAAAAAGTAATTGACCCATTGTTTGAATCAGTTCCTGACCACGTGATCATGCAAGCAATGGCCGACAAGCTTGGTTTTGGCAATGAGTTGTCAAAGAACTACAAGATGTTGAAGAGCAAGTTTGCTGGTAAAGAGTGGAAAGAACCAGAAGTTGAATCAATTTTGCGTGAAATCAACAAGTCTGTTTGGACAATTGGTTACACGGGTCACTCACCAGAGCGTTTGAAAGCTCACATGCGCATGATGCATGTCTTTGATGTGAAGACATTGAAGTCTAAGGGTGGTAAAGATCCAGTGACTGGTTACGATACAACTGGTGATTACTTCGGTTTGCCATGGCCTTGCTACGGTTCACCTGAAATGAAACACCCAGGTAGCCCAAATCTTTATGACACCAGCAAGCACGTGATGGATGGTGGCGGTAATTTCCGTGCCAACTTTGGTGTAGAAAAAGATGGCAAAACTTTATTGGCTGAGAATGGTTCTTACTCTAAGGGCGCTGACATCAAGACTGGTTACCCAGAGTTTGATCACGCACTTGTTAAGAAGCTTGGCTGGTGGGATGAGTTAACTGATGCAGAGAAAAAAGCTGCTGAAGGTAAAAACTGGAAGACGGACGTTTCTGGTGGTTTGATTCGTGTGATCATGAAGAACCACGGTTGTCATCCGTTCGGCAATGCTAAGGCACGTGCAGTAGTTTGGAACTTCCCTGATCCAATTCCACAGCACCGTGAGCCTTTGTATGGCACACGTCCAGACTTGGTTGCTAAGTACCCAACACATGATGACAAGAAAGCTTTCTGGCGTATGCCAACGCTTTACAAGTCAATTCAACAGAAGAACGTTGAAGACAAGTTGTATGAGAAGTTCCCGATCATCCTTACTTCAGGTCGTTTGGTGGAGTACGAGGGTGGTGGTGAAGAGACTCGTTCAAACCCATGGTTGGCTGAGTTGCAACAAGATAACTTTGTTGAAATCAACCCAGCGGCTGCTAACAAGCGTGGCATTCGCAATGGTGAATATGTTTGGGTTAAATCTCCTACAGGCGCAAAGATCAAAGTGAAAGCTTTGGTGACCGAGCGTGTTGCTGCAGATACAGCATTCATACCGTTCCACTTCTCTGGATGGTGGCAAGGTAAAGATATGTTGGATGCTTATCCAAAAGGTGCTGCACCGATCGTACGTGGTGAAGCTGTGAATACTGCAACAACTTATGGTTACGACAGTGTGACCATGATGCAGGAAACCAAGACAACAATTTGTCAGATTGAGAAGTTCGCTTAA
- a CDS encoding 4Fe-4S dicluster domain-containing protein, translating into MTKKTLVCSCNQTMPIDIVQIAKGMGVDSKNISLSNALCRQEVGTFISASQGSDEIVLACTQEKRLFDEVASEQEKPLIAPIKFVNIRETGGWSADAKNAMPKIAALLAMASLPEPEPVNTVSYQSSGRVLVIGPGDAAIQWAERLSKTMSVGVLCTDKGSLPQLREFPVYSGKIKNLKGYLGAFSVEWTQENPIDLELCTRCGACVDACPENAIDLSYQIDLNKCKSHRSCVKACSAIGAINFDRVDTSRTDSWDLIFDLSKDPILKMSQPPQGYYAPKSDPLEQAIAASELMGMVGEFEKPKFFAYNEKVCAHGRNGKVGCSACVDVCSTKAIESQFRDGKGTVKVNPNLCMGCGACATVCPSGAMRYNYPSVPYQGQQIKVMAKAYQAAGAKLAPSLLLHSNGKGQELIQSLGRLAATDKANFKGLPAHLIPFGLHHSASTGMDLWLGSLAHGFGQVAILLSGEEAPEYQQALSTQVTVAQSMLEGLGYAKDSIVLLQADNAQALEKQTAALSAKTALCPAATFAFANEKRETLEAALEHLMLHGSIKVTNEKPLLLAAGSPIGGVLVNQDACTLCMSCVGACPESALRDNPDAPQLSMIERNCVQCGLCVQTCPENALTLAPRLQTTEIRKKTVVLNETKPFHCVSCGKAFGTLKMVELMVGKLSLHAAFSGAATERLKMCSDCRVIDMMNKPNDNDVV; encoded by the coding sequence ATGACAAAGAAGACGCTCGTTTGTAGCTGTAATCAAACCATGCCCATTGATATCGTGCAGATAGCCAAAGGCATGGGTGTAGACAGTAAAAATATTTCACTCAGCAACGCCTTGTGTAGACAAGAGGTGGGCACTTTCATTTCGGCCTCTCAGGGTTCGGATGAGATTGTGTTGGCTTGTACTCAAGAAAAACGTTTGTTTGATGAGGTTGCCAGCGAACAAGAAAAGCCGCTGATTGCCCCAATTAAATTTGTGAACATCCGAGAAACTGGCGGATGGTCGGCAGATGCAAAAAATGCAATGCCAAAGATTGCTGCTTTATTGGCCATGGCCTCATTGCCAGAACCAGAGCCAGTCAATACAGTGAGCTATCAAAGTAGTGGCCGCGTATTGGTGATTGGCCCGGGGGATGCTGCCATTCAATGGGCTGAGCGCTTATCAAAAACCATGAGTGTTGGCGTGCTTTGCACCGATAAAGGTTCTTTGCCTCAGCTTCGCGAGTTTCCTGTTTATAGTGGCAAGATCAAAAACCTCAAAGGTTATCTTGGCGCATTTTCTGTTGAGTGGACTCAAGAGAATCCGATTGATCTTGAGTTGTGTACTCGCTGTGGCGCTTGTGTGGATGCTTGCCCAGAGAATGCGATCGATCTCAGTTATCAAATTGACTTGAATAAATGTAAGAGCCATCGCTCTTGCGTGAAAGCTTGTTCTGCAATTGGCGCTATTAATTTTGATCGTGTTGATACAAGCCGCACTGATTCATGGGATTTAATTTTTGATTTATCAAAAGATCCAATCTTGAAGATGAGTCAACCACCGCAAGGTTATTACGCTCCAAAATCAGATCCATTAGAGCAAGCCATCGCAGCATCTGAGTTGATGGGCATGGTGGGTGAATTTGAAAAGCCTAAGTTTTTTGCCTACAACGAAAAAGTGTGTGCTCATGGACGCAACGGCAAAGTAGGTTGCTCTGCCTGCGTTGATGTTTGTTCGACAAAGGCCATTGAATCTCAATTCAGAGATGGCAAAGGCACAGTCAAGGTCAATCCAAATCTTTGTATGGGTTGCGGCGCTTGCGCGACCGTCTGTCCATCGGGTGCGATGCGTTACAACTACCCAAGCGTTCCTTACCAAGGTCAGCAGATCAAAGTGATGGCCAAAGCTTATCAAGCTGCTGGCGCAAAATTGGCACCTAGTTTGTTATTGCACAGCAATGGCAAGGGCCAAGAGTTGATTCAATCTTTGGGTCGTCTTGCCGCCACAGATAAAGCCAACTTCAAAGGCTTGCCTGCTCATTTGATTCCGTTTGGTTTGCATCACAGTGCATCAACCGGTATGGACCTATGGTTAGGCAGTTTGGCTCATGGCTTTGGCCAGGTAGCCATTTTGTTGAGCGGTGAAGAAGCTCCTGAGTACCAGCAAGCTCTAAGCACTCAAGTGACTGTGGCTCAATCCATGCTCGAAGGTTTGGGTTATGCGAAAGACAGCATTGTTTTGTTGCAAGCTGACAATGCTCAAGCTTTAGAAAAACAAACGGCTGCTTTGTCTGCAAAGACAGCTTTGTGTCCAGCAGCAACCTTTGCATTCGCAAATGAAAAGCGTGAAACATTGGAGGCTGCTTTAGAGCATTTGATGTTGCATGGTTCAATCAAAGTCACGAATGAGAAGCCTTTGCTTTTAGCAGCTGGTTCTCCAATTGGTGGTGTGCTTGTTAATCAAGATGCTTGTACTTTGTGTATGTCTTGTGTGGGCGCCTGTCCAGAAAGTGCCTTGCGCGACAACCCAGATGCGCCACAGCTATCAATGATTGAGCGCAACTGTGTGCAATGCGGTTTGTGTGTTCAAACTTGTCCTGAAAATGCTTTGACATTAGCGCCTCGTTTGCAAACCACTGAGATAAGAAAAAAGACTGTTGTACTCAACGAAACAAAGCCGTTCCACTGCGTCAGTTGTGGCAAAGCTTTTGGTACGCTGAAAATGGTTGAGTTGATGGTTGGCAAGTTGTCCTTGCACGCCGCATTCTCAGGCGCAGCAACTGAACGTTTGAAGATGTGCAGCGACTGTCGCGTGATTGACATGATGAATAAACCTAACGATAACGATGTGGTCTGA
- a CDS encoding molecular chaperone: MEKKLDEEVTSLSTDGLEEDVARADLYGLLATLFYQAPDDDLLHRIAASAAYGTGSEAPDTAALTQAWDELVRVASSSAAKEWADEYQELFIGIGKPEVFLYGSYYQSGFMNEKPLVRLRDSLQELGLEAAENITESEDHISSLSEVMRYLIAGDDLAIANLTQQKKFFDEHLRSWVQELCDAIEVHPLANHYKSVAMLAKAFFEVEAYAMDMVE; encoded by the coding sequence ATGGAAAAAAAATTAGATGAAGAAGTCACTTCTTTAAGTACTGACGGATTAGAAGAGGACGTTGCTCGCGCCGACCTTTATGGTTTATTGGCAACACTTTTCTATCAAGCCCCTGATGATGATTTGCTGCATCGTATTGCAGCATCTGCTGCCTATGGCACTGGATCAGAAGCCCCAGACACTGCAGCCTTGACTCAAGCGTGGGATGAGTTGGTCCGAGTTGCCTCATCATCTGCAGCCAAGGAGTGGGCGGATGAATATCAAGAGCTTTTCATTGGTATTGGTAAGCCAGAAGTATTTTTGTACGGCTCTTATTACCAGTCAGGCTTCATGAATGAAAAGCCACTCGTGCGCTTGCGTGATTCTTTGCAAGAGTTAGGTCTTGAAGCTGCTGAAAACATCACTGAGAGTGAAGATCACATTTCATCACTGAGTGAGGTGATGCGTTATTTGATCGCTGGAGATGATTTGGCAATTGCTAACCTTACTCAGCAGAAAAAGTTTTTTGATGAGCACTTGCGTTCTTGGGTCCAGGAATTGTGCGATGCAATAGAAGTACACCCTTTGGCCAATCATTACAAGTCAGTTGCCATGCTCGCTAAAGCCTTTTTTGAGGTAGAGGCTTATGCCATGGACATGGTTGAATAA
- the apbC gene encoding iron-sulfur cluster carrier protein ApbC yields the protein MTVTVENIQNALKSVIDPNTGKDLISSKSAKNIKVDGSDVSLDVVLAYPAKSQIDLIRKLVITALREVPGVKNVSTNVTMSIVAHTVQRGVKLLPNVKNIIAVSSGKGGVGKSTTAVNLALALAAEGATVGMLDADIYGPSQPMMLGITGRPESIAENTIEPMEGHGLQASSIGFLIDPDSPMVWRGPMVTSALEQLLRQTNWRDLDYLIVDMPPGTGDIQLTLSQKVPVTGAVIVTTPQDIALLDARKGLKMFEKVGIPIIGIVENMSIYVCPNCNHQEHIFGQGGGQKMCADYGVDFLGSLPLNLSIREQADSGRPTVVADPDGAISAIYKGIARKIAIQVAEMSKDMSSKFPSIVVQNT from the coding sequence GTGACGGTTACGGTAGAAAACATACAAAATGCGCTTAAAAGCGTTATAGATCCTAATACTGGCAAAGATTTGATTTCTTCTAAATCTGCTAAAAATATCAAGGTTGATGGCTCTGATGTGAGTTTGGATGTAGTTTTGGCCTATCCAGCCAAGAGTCAGATTGACCTTATACGAAAACTGGTTATTACCGCCTTGCGAGAGGTTCCTGGAGTTAAAAACGTCAGCACCAATGTGACCATGAGCATCGTGGCTCACACGGTTCAACGCGGCGTTAAGTTGCTTCCTAATGTAAAAAATATCATCGCCGTATCAAGCGGTAAGGGTGGCGTGGGTAAATCCACAACGGCTGTTAACTTGGCCTTGGCCTTGGCTGCAGAAGGCGCCACAGTAGGTATGTTGGATGCTGATATCTATGGCCCTAGTCAACCAATGATGTTGGGCATCACCGGTCGCCCTGAATCAATTGCTGAGAACACCATTGAGCCGATGGAAGGCCATGGCTTGCAAGCAAGTTCGATTGGTTTTTTGATTGACCCAGACAGTCCAATGGTTTGGCGTGGCCCGATGGTCACATCTGCGCTTGAGCAGTTACTTCGTCAAACCAATTGGCGTGATTTGGATTATTTGATTGTTGATATGCCACCAGGCACTGGTGATATTCAATTGACCTTGTCTCAAAAGGTGCCTGTCACAGGCGCTGTGATCGTGACAACTCCACAAGACATCGCTTTATTGGATGCTCGCAAAGGTCTCAAGATGTTTGAGAAGGTAGGCATTCCGATCATCGGCATCGTTGAAAACATGAGCATTTATGTCTGCCCTAACTGTAATCATCAAGAACACATCTTTGGTCAAGGCGGTGGTCAAAAAATGTGCGCTGACTACGGCGTTGATTTCTTGGGCAGTTTGCCTTTGAACTTGTCGATCCGTGAACAAGCTGACTCTGGTCGCCCAACGGTGGTGGCTGATCCTGATGGCGCTATTAGTGCTATCTACAAAGGAATTGCTCGCAAGATTGCGATTCAAGTGGCAGAGATGTCCAAGGACATGAGCAGCAAGTTCCCAAGCATTGTTGTGCAGAACACCTAA
- a CDS encoding formate dehydrogenase accessory sulfurtransferase FdhD, which translates to MVKLSKAVAPLISEVKVIDEQGREKLIHIPGERPLTIYLDKKELVTLMTLGGAPEALILGYLRNQRLVPSIDYIESIQVDWDTESAAVTTKGNTVDIEEKTSRRVVTTGCGQGTIFGGIMDDIDSIQLPENAQITQPAIHEIVDHIRTRSSIYKQAGSVHACAVFKNNGNSVELLHFIEDVGRHNAVDSIAGLMWLDDQSGNDLIFYTTGRLTSEMVIKGAQMGIPFLLSRSGVTAMGLEMANKVNMTLFGRCSGQHYLVYSGVNRLNTKEVNVHTA; encoded by the coding sequence GTGGTTAAATTATCCAAAGCCGTCGCCCCCTTGATCAGTGAAGTCAAAGTGATCGATGAGCAGGGCCGTGAGAAGCTCATTCATATTCCGGGTGAGCGACCGCTTACTATTTATTTGGATAAAAAAGAATTGGTCACTCTCATGACTCTTGGGGGTGCCCCAGAGGCTTTGATTTTGGGCTATTTGCGTAATCAACGCTTAGTTCCTTCCATTGATTACATTGAAAGTATTCAGGTCGACTGGGACACTGAATCAGCTGCTGTTACCACCAAGGGAAACACGGTTGATATTGAAGAAAAAACCAGCCGCAGAGTTGTGACAACGGGGTGTGGTCAAGGAACTATCTTTGGTGGAATCATGGATGACATTGACTCGATTCAGTTGCCGGAAAATGCTCAGATCACGCAACCTGCTATTCATGAAATCGTTGATCACATCAGAACCAGGTCATCAATTTATAAGCAGGCCGGCTCGGTCCATGCATGTGCGGTATTTAAAAACAATGGCAATAGTGTTGAGTTATTACACTTCATCGAAGATGTTGGTCGTCACAATGCGGTTGATTCAATCGCGGGTTTGATGTGGCTTGATGATCAGTCCGGCAATGATTTAATTTTTTATACCACTGGCAGATTAACCTCCGAGATGGTGATCAAGGGTGCTCAAATGGGCATACCATTTTTATTGTCACGCTCAGGCGTGACTGCCATGGGTTTGGAAATGGCCAACAAGGTCAATATGACATTGTTCGGACGCTGTAGTGGTCAGCATTATTTGGTTTATAGCGGCGTTAATCGTCTTAATACAAAGGAAGTAAATGTTCATACCGCGTGA
- a CDS encoding DUF3306 domain-containing protein has translation MAGFLNRWSKKKLGAEPELSPSELAEKQSLAQDSKGLKDPALGEQSSEKNLEPVAGAAQAQEVAPTLEDVLKLTQDSDFSAYVKPGIDPEVQKAAMEKLFSDPRYNVMDGLDIYIDDYSKPDPIPLEMLKRMNQSKMLGLFKTAEEKLADEEAERIERADYHQRLKVLEDKEAADEKALADANSETDVSPSAINAENSAKSPELTDSQESTEVPVVKAEVKTQTKT, from the coding sequence ATGGCTGGGTTTTTAAATCGTTGGTCGAAAAAGAAATTGGGCGCAGAGCCTGAGTTATCTCCTTCAGAGTTGGCTGAGAAGCAATCACTTGCGCAAGATTCAAAAGGTTTAAAAGATCCAGCATTGGGTGAGCAGTCATCCGAGAAAAATCTAGAGCCAGTGGCTGGCGCTGCCCAAGCACAGGAAGTTGCGCCAACGCTTGAAGATGTTCTCAAGCTTACCCAAGATTCTGATTTCTCCGCATACGTCAAGCCAGGCATTGATCCTGAAGTGCAAAAGGCGGCGATGGAAAAGTTATTTTCTGATCCTCGCTACAACGTCATGGATGGCTTGGACATTTACATTGATGATTATTCAAAGCCTGACCCAATTCCTCTAGAGATGCTCAAGAGAATGAATCAATCAAAAATGCTTGGTTTATTTAAAACAGCTGAAGAAAAGCTGGCGGATGAAGAGGCTGAGCGAATTGAAAGAGCCGATTATCACCAGCGTTTGAAGGTTTTGGAGGACAAGGAAGCTGCCGATGAGAAAGCCCTTGCTGATGCAAATTCGGAGACTGATGTAAGCCCTAGTGCTATAAATGCTGAAAATTCGGCAAAATCACCAGAATTGACTGATTCTCAAGAATCAACAGAAGTTCCGGTGGTGAAAGCAGAAGTTAAGACTCAAACAAAAACATAA
- a CDS encoding DUF3305 domain-containing protein: protein MKLKLAVVMRKDFLDNPWQSYRWVLDEVVYDVGQFAHKTPDHILSDRPAICMRSDEKTERWLYTGFEIQLYKDEAEGYYLNSTSTKPAWFVMWRLEDHPEGGDPIAVPHFLSISYYEAGRLLDGGETVENVPLDPDTAGWLANFVAENYKPEPKKRARPVSFKGAHRPKDEAS from the coding sequence ATGAAGCTAAAACTTGCCGTCGTGATGCGCAAAGACTTCTTGGATAACCCATGGCAGTCTTACCGCTGGGTTTTGGATGAAGTTGTGTATGACGTCGGCCAGTTCGCACATAAAACTCCTGACCATATTCTTTCTGATCGCCCTGCAATCTGTATGCGAAGCGATGAGAAAACGGAGCGATGGTTGTACACAGGTTTTGAAATTCAGTTGTACAAGGACGAAGCAGAAGGCTATTACTTAAATTCAACATCGACAAAGCCAGCATGGTTTGTGATGTGGCGTCTTGAAGATCATCCAGAGGGTGGTGATCCAATCGCCGTTCCTCACTTCTTGAGCATCAGCTACTACGAAGCGGGTCGTTTGCTGGATGGTGGTGAGACAGTTGAGAATGTTCCTTTGGATCCTGATACTGCAGGATGGTTGGCTAATTTTGTCGCAGAAAACTACAAGCCTGAACCTAAGAAACGTGCCCGTCCCGTTTCATTCAAGGGGGCGCACAGACCAAAGGATGAGGCGAGCTAA